The following are from one region of the Juglans regia cultivar Chandler chromosome 10, Walnut 2.0, whole genome shotgun sequence genome:
- the LOC109008923 gene encoding probable serine/threonine-protein kinase PIX7 isoform X2, with the protein MALQANEIKEEMALDAGKSKGRNKKDGGEGEGETGCWVSTVRFFGSFISSRSKVDSSISGPTAPYENNSMNEKSRDQPVASVGSSTITSNTGSTSSTSKFSSASTSKLSISSTLKFSEELKVASQLRKFTFNELKLATRNFRPDSILGEGGFGCVFKGWVEENGTAPAKPGTGLTVAVKILNHDGHQGHKEWLAEIDLLGDLSHPNLVKLIGFCIEDDQRLLVYEFMPRGSLENHLFRRSLPLPWSIRMKIALGAAKGLAFLHEEAQRPIIYRDFKTSNILLDTDYNSKLSDFGLAKDGPEGDRTHVSTRVMGTYGYAAPEYVLTGHLSSKSDVYSFGVVLLELLSGRRSMDKKRPNGEQSLVGWARPFLGDKKKLYQLIDPRLEGHFSIKAAEKAAQLAVRCLGRDPKARPMMSDVVEALKPLPNLKDMASSSSFFQTMQADRARPYPNALNGIGRQAASIPRNGQPTRNLVAINGPHASPHPHPLHSPKPNAIES; encoded by the exons ATGGCTTTACAGGCTAATGAAATTAAGGAGGAGATGGCTTTGGATGCGGGCAAGTCAAAGGGAAGGAATAAGAAAgatgggggggagggggagggggagactGGATGTTGGGTTAGTACGGTCAGGTTCTTTGGGAGCTTCATATCTTCAAGATCAAAAGTTGATAGCTCCATTAGTGGACCTACTGCCCCTTATG AGAATAATTCTATGAATGAAAAAAGCAGAGACCAGCCAGTTGCTTCAGTAGGGTCCTCTACCATCACTAGTAATACTGGAAGTACTTCATCCACGTCAAAATTCAGTTCTGCATCAACGTCAAAATTGAGTATTTCTTCCACTTTAAAATTCAGTGAGGAGCTGAAGGTTGCTTCTCAACTTCGGAAGTTTACATTTAATGAGCTAAAGTTGGCGACGAGGAACTTCAGACCTGATAGTATTCTTGGTGAAGGTGGTTTTGGTTGTGTGTTCAAAGgttgggtggaagagaatggcACTGCGCCTGCAAAGCCTGGTACTGGACTTACAGTTGCTGTCAAGATTCTCAACCATGATGGGCATCAGGGTCATAAAGAGTGGCTT GCTGAAATTGATTTGCTTGGTGACCTCAGCCAtcctaatttggttaaattgaTTGGGTTCTGCATTGAAGATGATCAGCGGTtattagtttatgagtttatgccTCGGGGAAGTTTGGAGAACCACCTTTTCAGAA GGTCGCTGCCCCTTCCTTGGTCTATCCGGATGAAAATTGCACTTGGTGCTGCAAAGGGCCTTGCCTTTCTTCATGAAGAAGCTCAAAGGCCGATCATATACCGCGATTTCAAAacatctaatattttattagatacg GATTATAATTCCAAGCTCTCGGATTTTGGACTCGCCAAGGATGGTCCTGAGGGAGACAGAACTCATGTATCGACACGTGTTATGGGAACGTATGGCTATGCAGCTCCAGAGTATGTCTTGACTG GACATCTGTCATCAAAAAGTGATGTCTACAGTTTTGGAGTTGTCCTACTTGAATTGCTGAGTGGCAGAAGATCCATGGATAAAAAAAGACCAAATGGAGAGCAAAGCCTTGTTGGATGGGCACGACCATTTCTTGGAGACAAGAAGAAGTTGTATCAGCTAATAGATCCTCGCCTTGAAGGTCACTTCTCGATTAAAGCAGCAGAGAAAGCTGCTCAGCTAGCTGTCCGCTGCCTTGGCCGGGACCCAAAAGCCAGACCTATGATGAGTGACGTTGTTGAAGCCCTAAAGCCTCTGCCAAACCTCAAGGACATGGCCAGCTCTTCCTCTTTCTTCCAGACCATGCAAGCTGATCGTGCCAGGCCCTACCCAAATGCTCTAAATGGAATTGGAAGGCAGGCAGCATCCATACCAAGGAATGGACAACCAACGAGGAACTTAGTAGCTATAAATGGCCCTCATGCTTCTCCACACCCTCATCCTCTCCATTCACCAAAACCAAATGCTATTGAATCATAG
- the LOC109008923 gene encoding probable serine/threonine-protein kinase PIX7 isoform X1 — translation MALQANEIKEEMALDAGKSKGRNKKDGGEGEGETGCWVSTVRFFGSFISSRSKVDSSISGPTAPYAENNSMNEKSRDQPVASVGSSTITSNTGSTSSTSKFSSASTSKLSISSTLKFSEELKVASQLRKFTFNELKLATRNFRPDSILGEGGFGCVFKGWVEENGTAPAKPGTGLTVAVKILNHDGHQGHKEWLAEIDLLGDLSHPNLVKLIGFCIEDDQRLLVYEFMPRGSLENHLFRRSLPLPWSIRMKIALGAAKGLAFLHEEAQRPIIYRDFKTSNILLDTDYNSKLSDFGLAKDGPEGDRTHVSTRVMGTYGYAAPEYVLTGHLSSKSDVYSFGVVLLELLSGRRSMDKKRPNGEQSLVGWARPFLGDKKKLYQLIDPRLEGHFSIKAAEKAAQLAVRCLGRDPKARPMMSDVVEALKPLPNLKDMASSSSFFQTMQADRARPYPNALNGIGRQAASIPRNGQPTRNLVAINGPHASPHPHPLHSPKPNAIES, via the exons ATGGCTTTACAGGCTAATGAAATTAAGGAGGAGATGGCTTTGGATGCGGGCAAGTCAAAGGGAAGGAATAAGAAAgatgggggggagggggagggggagactGGATGTTGGGTTAGTACGGTCAGGTTCTTTGGGAGCTTCATATCTTCAAGATCAAAAGTTGATAGCTCCATTAGTGGACCTACTGCCCCTTATG CAGAGAATAATTCTATGAATGAAAAAAGCAGAGACCAGCCAGTTGCTTCAGTAGGGTCCTCTACCATCACTAGTAATACTGGAAGTACTTCATCCACGTCAAAATTCAGTTCTGCATCAACGTCAAAATTGAGTATTTCTTCCACTTTAAAATTCAGTGAGGAGCTGAAGGTTGCTTCTCAACTTCGGAAGTTTACATTTAATGAGCTAAAGTTGGCGACGAGGAACTTCAGACCTGATAGTATTCTTGGTGAAGGTGGTTTTGGTTGTGTGTTCAAAGgttgggtggaagagaatggcACTGCGCCTGCAAAGCCTGGTACTGGACTTACAGTTGCTGTCAAGATTCTCAACCATGATGGGCATCAGGGTCATAAAGAGTGGCTT GCTGAAATTGATTTGCTTGGTGACCTCAGCCAtcctaatttggttaaattgaTTGGGTTCTGCATTGAAGATGATCAGCGGTtattagtttatgagtttatgccTCGGGGAAGTTTGGAGAACCACCTTTTCAGAA GGTCGCTGCCCCTTCCTTGGTCTATCCGGATGAAAATTGCACTTGGTGCTGCAAAGGGCCTTGCCTTTCTTCATGAAGAAGCTCAAAGGCCGATCATATACCGCGATTTCAAAacatctaatattttattagatacg GATTATAATTCCAAGCTCTCGGATTTTGGACTCGCCAAGGATGGTCCTGAGGGAGACAGAACTCATGTATCGACACGTGTTATGGGAACGTATGGCTATGCAGCTCCAGAGTATGTCTTGACTG GACATCTGTCATCAAAAAGTGATGTCTACAGTTTTGGAGTTGTCCTACTTGAATTGCTGAGTGGCAGAAGATCCATGGATAAAAAAAGACCAAATGGAGAGCAAAGCCTTGTTGGATGGGCACGACCATTTCTTGGAGACAAGAAGAAGTTGTATCAGCTAATAGATCCTCGCCTTGAAGGTCACTTCTCGATTAAAGCAGCAGAGAAAGCTGCTCAGCTAGCTGTCCGCTGCCTTGGCCGGGACCCAAAAGCCAGACCTATGATGAGTGACGTTGTTGAAGCCCTAAAGCCTCTGCCAAACCTCAAGGACATGGCCAGCTCTTCCTCTTTCTTCCAGACCATGCAAGCTGATCGTGCCAGGCCCTACCCAAATGCTCTAAATGGAATTGGAAGGCAGGCAGCATCCATACCAAGGAATGGACAACCAACGAGGAACTTAGTAGCTATAAATGGCCCTCATGCTTCTCCACACCCTCATCCTCTCCATTCACCAAAACCAAATGCTATTGAATCATAG
- the LOC109008924 gene encoding protein CLP1 homolog has translation MAYSGAAMGAPGTAGSASASTVRQVKLERESELRVEVANDTPLRLRLLTGTAEIFGTELPPEIWLNFPPRLKFAVFTWYGATIEMDGATELDYTADETPMVSYVNVHAILEGRRSRAKASSSNDYDSSQGPRVIVVGPTDSGKSTLSRMLLSWATKQGWKPTFVDLDNGQGSITCPGCIAATPIELPIDPVEGIPLDMPLVYFYGHTTPSNNVDLYKVLVKELARMLERQFTGNAESRAAGMVINTMGWIEGVGYELLLHAIDIFNANVILVLGQEKLWSMLKDVLKNKPNVDVVKLQKSGGVVSRNAKVRQKTRSYRIKEYFYGLVNDLSPHSNIANFSDLAVYRIGGGPQAPRSALPIGAEPAADPTRLVPVSVNRDLLHVILAVSFAKEPDEIISSNVAGFIYITDVDIQRKKITYLGPSAGDLPSKYLIVGTLTWLET, from the exons ATGGCTTACAGTGGCGCAGCCATGGGTGCGCCAGGAACGGCCGGTTCGGCATCTGCGTCAACTGTCAGGCAGGtgaaattggagagagagagtgagctGAGGGTTGAGGTCGCTAACGACACGCCTCTCAGGCTTCGACTGCTCACTGGCACGGCTGAGATCTTCGGCACCGAGCTTCCCCCGGAAATCTGGCTCAATTTCCCTCCCAGGCTAAAATTTGCC GTTTTTACTTGGTATGGAGCGACAATTGAAATGGATGGTGCTACTGAACTTGATTATACTGCAGACGAG ACACCCATGGTTAGTTATGTAAACGTCCATGCTATATTGGAAGGACGGAGAAGCCGTGCAAAAGCGTCATCATCTAATGACTATGATTCTTCTCAg GGACCCCGGGTGATTGTTGTGGGACCCACAGATTCTGGGAAAAGTACCTTATCAAGGATGCTTCTTAGTTGGGCAACTAAGCAGGGCTGGAAACCTACTTTTGTGGATTTGGATAATGGCCAGGGATCTATAACGTGTCCTGGATGCATTGCAGCCACCCCAATCGAACTGCCCATTGACCCAGTGGAAGGAATTCCTCTTGATATGCCCCTCGTGTACTTCTATGGGCACACAACTCCTAG TAACAATGTAGATTTGTACAAAGTACTGGTGAAGGAGCTTGCTAGAATGCTGGAGAGACAGTTTACTGGTAATGCAGAATCTCGAGCTGCAGGCATGGTGATCAATACCATGGGATGGATAGAAGGAGTAGGCTATGAG TTGCTTCTACATGCAATTGATATATTCAATGCCAATGTCATCTTGGTCTTGGGTCAG GAAAAGCTTTGGAGCATGCTCAAAGATGTCCTAAAGAACAAGCCTAATGTAGATGTTGTGAAACTTCAAAAGTCTGGCGGGGTTGTATCTAGGAATGCAAAAGTTCGTCAGAAGACCAGGAGTTATAGGATAAAG GAATACTTTTATGGTCTAGTGAATGATCTCTCCCCACATTCTAATATCGCAAATTTTAGTGATTTGGCTGTATATCGAATTGGGGGTGGACCACAGGCCCCACGATCAGCACTGCCAATTGGAGCAGAGCCTGCTGCAGACCCGACCAGATTAGTTCCTGTTAGCGTCAACCGGGACTTGCTCCATGTAATTCTTGCTGTCTCGTTTGCCAAAGAACctgatgaaataatttcaag TAATGTTGCTGGCTTTATCTATATAACTGATGTCGACATTCAAAG GAAGAAAATTACATACCTTGGACCGTCTGCCGGAGATCTCCCAAGCAAATATTTGATAGTCGGAACCTTGACATGGCTTGAAACTTGA
- the LOC109008926 gene encoding thioredoxin H2 gives MGSLVSSLRRGGGTGEADPLSAEPSRVSSFHSSISWQIHFMISEASSQLMVIDFAASWCPPCKFMEPIVDAMASTFTDVDFAKIDVDELPDVAQEFKVQGMPTFVLVKKGKEVDRVVGAKKDELQEKIKKHRAPLPSSRLSFVMCCYAKTFEERSQAKSRRRLDERRENAWM, from the exons ATGGGATCTCTCGTATCAAGCTTACGAAGAGGCGGCGGAACTGGAGAGGCTGATCCGTTGTCAGCGGAGCCATCTCGGGTCTCGTCTTTTCACTCCTCCATCAGTTGGCAGATCCATTTCATGATCTCCGAAGCTTCATCCCAGCTC ATGGTGATAGATTTCGCCGCGTCTTGGTGTCCGCCGTGCAAGTTCATGGAGCCAATCGTCGACGCAATGGCCTCCACGTTCACCGACGTTGACTTCGCTAAGATCGACGTCGATGAATTACCT GATGTGGCGCAGGAGTTTAAGGTGCAGGGGATGCCGACTTTCGTGTTGGTGAAGAAAGGTAAGGAAGTGGACAGGGTGGTTGGTGCTAAGAAGGATGAGCTCCAGGAGAAGATCAAGAAGCACAGGGCCCCCCTACCCTCTTCCCGATTGT CTTTTGTAATGTGCTGTTACGCCAAGACGTTCGAAGAGAGGTCTCAAGCCAAATCCCGGAGGAGGCTAgatgagagaagagaaaatgcaTGGATGTGA